The following are encoded in a window of uncultured Ilyobacter sp. genomic DNA:
- a CDS encoding adenylosuccinate synthase, translated as MAGYVVVGTQWGDEGKGKIIDVLAHKADYVVRFQGGNNAGHTVVVNGEKFVLHLLPSGMLHGNGKCIIGPGVVVDIKVLLSELGALEKRGAKVDHLFISDRAHIITPYHVRLDELREEARGDQKIGTTKRGIGPCYADKITRCGLRMVDLLDMETFEAKLKTNLEEKNEVFEKIYGVEKMDFDQMLSEFKEYAEKISHRIIDSVPEINEALDQDKFILFEGAQAMMLDINYGTYPYVTSSSPTTAGVTTGVGIAPKKIDRAIGVMKAYTTRVGEGPFVTELENEIGERLRDIGGEYGATTGRPRRCGWLDLVVGKFAVDINGLTDVVITKIDVLSGLEKINICVGYEIDGEIYTTVPSSIERLARAKAVYEELPGWEEDITAMREYDQLPENCKNYLKRVEEIIGCQISMVSVGPDRTQNIFLREI; from the coding sequence ATGGCAGGTTACGTAGTAGTTGGAACTCAGTGGGGAGATGAAGGTAAGGGTAAGATTATAGACGTCTTGGCTCATAAGGCTGATTATGTTGTGAGGTTTCAGGGGGGTAACAACGCTGGTCATACAGTTGTTGTAAACGGAGAGAAGTTTGTACTTCATCTGCTTCCTTCAGGAATGCTTCACGGAAATGGTAAATGTATAATAGGACCAGGGGTTGTCGTAGACATCAAGGTTTTATTGAGTGAACTAGGAGCTCTCGAAAAAAGAGGAGCAAAAGTAGATCATCTTTTTATAAGTGACAGGGCACATATAATCACTCCTTATCACGTAAGACTAGATGAACTTAGAGAAGAAGCTAGAGGGGATCAGAAGATAGGAACTACTAAGAGGGGAATAGGACCTTGTTATGCCGATAAGATAACTAGATGTGGTCTAAGAATGGTTGACCTTCTTGATATGGAAACTTTTGAAGCCAAACTAAAAACCAATCTAGAAGAAAAAAATGAAGTATTTGAAAAAATCTATGGTGTGGAAAAAATGGATTTTGATCAGATGCTATCAGAATTCAAAGAATATGCTGAAAAAATAAGTCACAGAATAATAGATTCTGTACCTGAAATAAATGAAGCCCTAGATCAGGACAAATTTATACTTTTTGAAGGGGCTCAAGCGATGATGCTTGATATTAACTATGGAACTTATCCGTATGTAACATCATCTTCGCCTACAACTGCAGGAGTGACAACAGGAGTAGGTATCGCACCTAAAAAAATCGACAGGGCTATAGGGGTAATGAAGGCTTATACTACGAGAGTAGGAGAAGGACCTTTTGTAACTGAACTGGAAAATGAGATTGGTGAGAGACTGAGAGATATCGGTGGAGAGTACGGAGCGACTACAGGAAGACCAAGAAGATGCGGATGGCTTGACTTAGTAGTAGGTAAATTTGCCGTAGATATAAATGGACTGACAGATGTAGTTATTACTAAAATTGATGTACTAAGTGGACTTGAGAAGATAAACATCTGTGTAGGGTATGAAATCGATGGAGAGATTTATACAACGGTACCATCTTCTATTGAAAGACTGGCCAGAGCAAAAGCTGTATATGAAGAGCTTCCAGGATGGGAAGAGGATATAACAGCAATGAGAGAATATGATCAGCTTCCTGAAAATTGCAAGAATTATCTGAAAAGGGTAGAAGAAATTATTGGGTGTCAAATTTCAATGGTTTCAGTAGGTCCAGACAGAACACAAAATATTTTTTTGAGAGAAATATAA
- a CDS encoding YlxM family DNA-binding protein yields MELSDFLEVSLLMDYYKNLLSDKQKEYMLEHFERDLSLSEIAKEHNVSRQAVYDNIRRGIKILKEYEDKIGFYKREQEIKDSLLKLRKEFTLEKLEEIIESIDL; encoded by the coding sequence ATGGAATTGAGTGATTTTTTAGAAGTTTCACTGTTGATGGACTACTATAAGAACCTTCTCAGTGATAAACAGAAAGAGTATATGCTCGAACATTTTGAGAGAGATCTTTCACTATCAGAGATTGCGAAAGAACACAATGTCAGTAGGCAAGCCGTTTATGATAATATCAGAAGGGGCATAAAGATACTAAAAGAATATGAAGATAAAATAGGTTTCTATAAAAGGGAGCAGGAAATAAAAGATAGTCTTCTAAAGCTAAGAAAAGAGTTTACTCTTGAAAAGCTAGAAGAAATAATCGAAAGTATTGACTTATAA